The Caulobacter sp. FWC26 genome contains a region encoding:
- a CDS encoding TonB-dependent receptor domain-containing protein — translation MTIKHRKLVLATTALCAASFAAQAWAQAAPPAEPTEIEAVVVVGSQIKGAKVNSALPVTVVGEDQIGASGAVSGDELFRSIPQMGDVNFNAQYLPGSSNSARGDVGSVNLRNLGIGNTLVLLNGRRVVTHPTSQANDNLVPVLTYNTSAIPVSGLKRLEVLRDGAAAIYGADAVAGVVNTVLRDDVDGLTASGQYGFAEGTNLKEYNFNAFGGKNFADGRGNISAFVSYDQRTRMRSTDQDYTASSDRRGLFAGTRFDGVASLDGRSTTTPWAYVQTPQSFGTVRQGTTALTSSAGYFHIQPSTFAGCQLNISGGLCIDDGALATSAADRDLRFNTAALGTTVIPELKRANVFLTGHYDISEDLTVFGELGLYHAKTSALQAPIATLSSGVISIPASNYWNPFGPVTFANGTANPNRLPNLNVPASGLPLTLRGYTFADLGLTHVDVTNDQYRVLGGVRGRKFGFDWESALVYSEATADDISDNISNTKLYAQLALSTPDAYNVFNGSNVANPSGADTTRNSEAAIDAIRVKIKRRTKSTLASWDFKVSKPDLFSLPGGDVGVASGVEVRRETQLDDRDKRIDGTITFTDPISGVVLSDLINSSMNPDTKGHRSVASTYIEFAVPLVSPEMSIPLVHRLDLQLAGRYEHYSDFGNTAKPKIAGAWDLVDGFRIRGSWAKGFRAPNLEQINATVVSRSNTRTDYAFCEADLRAKRITSFAGCSRSLLTTARRAGNPDLDPEESETLSYGVVLEPKFIPSEYGRLTFTVDYWKVKQTGLIGVFGEGNALILDYLLRQSGSSNPNVIRAAPTADDIAAFAGTGLTAAGQVLYVNDKYTNLQPQDIEGLDLGLIYRLSTDTLGDFDFNLNAAHLIKYYQSPSPGIAELMAARSAGKINAGTTINGGGNLLRQNGKTDWKVSAALTWRYKQLTVGGFTQYIGDYNDTALLDSAGSPWVVDSQITANLYGEYDFANANTKLRLGVRNITDKDPPLSSAGYDGTVYLPYARYWYVSVKKTF, via the coding sequence ATGACCATCAAACACCGCAAGCTCGTGCTTGCGACGACGGCGCTTTGCGCCGCAAGTTTCGCCGCCCAGGCCTGGGCCCAGGCCGCGCCGCCGGCGGAACCCACCGAGATCGAGGCCGTCGTTGTCGTCGGCTCGCAAATCAAGGGCGCGAAGGTCAATTCGGCCCTGCCGGTGACAGTGGTTGGCGAAGACCAGATCGGCGCTTCCGGCGCGGTGTCGGGCGATGAGCTCTTCCGGTCCATCCCGCAGATGGGCGACGTCAACTTCAACGCCCAGTATCTGCCGGGCAGCAGCAACAGCGCCCGGGGCGACGTCGGTTCGGTGAACTTGCGCAACCTGGGCATCGGCAACACCCTGGTGCTGCTGAACGGCCGCCGCGTGGTCACCCACCCGACCAGCCAGGCTAATGACAACCTCGTGCCGGTGCTGACCTACAACACCAGCGCCATCCCGGTGTCAGGGCTCAAACGTTTGGAAGTGCTGCGCGATGGCGCGGCCGCCATCTACGGCGCCGACGCCGTGGCCGGCGTGGTCAACACCGTGCTGCGCGACGATGTCGACGGCCTGACCGCCTCGGGCCAGTACGGCTTCGCCGAGGGGACGAACCTGAAGGAGTACAACTTCAACGCCTTTGGCGGGAAGAACTTCGCCGACGGCCGCGGCAACATCAGCGCCTTTGTCTCTTACGACCAGCGCACGCGCATGCGCTCGACGGACCAGGACTACACCGCTTCGTCAGACCGTCGCGGGCTGTTCGCCGGCACCCGCTTTGACGGTGTCGCCAGCCTGGACGGGCGCAGCACCACGACGCCGTGGGCCTATGTCCAGACGCCGCAGAGCTTCGGCACGGTGCGTCAGGGGACGACGGCGCTGACCAGCAGCGCCGGCTACTTCCACATCCAGCCTTCGACGTTCGCGGGCTGCCAACTGAATATCAGCGGCGGCTTGTGCATCGACGACGGCGCCCTGGCGACCTCCGCCGCCGATCGGGACCTGCGCTTCAACACGGCCGCGCTGGGCACGACGGTGATTCCGGAGCTCAAGCGCGCCAACGTCTTCCTGACGGGCCACTACGATATCTCCGAGGACCTGACCGTCTTCGGCGAGCTGGGCCTGTACCACGCCAAGACCAGCGCCCTGCAGGCGCCGATCGCCACGCTGTCCTCGGGCGTGATCAGCATCCCGGCCAGCAACTACTGGAACCCCTTCGGCCCGGTGACCTTCGCCAACGGGACGGCCAACCCCAACCGCCTGCCCAACCTGAACGTCCCGGCCAGCGGCTTGCCGCTGACCCTGCGCGGCTACACCTTCGCCGATCTGGGCCTGACCCATGTCGACGTCACCAACGATCAGTACCGGGTGCTGGGCGGCGTCCGCGGCCGGAAGTTCGGCTTCGATTGGGAATCGGCTCTGGTCTATTCGGAAGCCACCGCCGACGACATCAGCGACAACATCTCCAACACCAAGCTCTACGCCCAACTGGCCCTGTCCACGCCAGACGCCTACAACGTCTTCAACGGTTCGAACGTCGCCAACCCGAGCGGCGCCGACACCACCCGCAACAGCGAGGCGGCGATCGACGCCATCCGCGTCAAGATCAAGCGCCGCACGAAGAGCACGCTGGCCTCCTGGGACTTCAAGGTCTCCAAGCCCGATCTCTTCAGCCTGCCGGGCGGCGACGTCGGCGTGGCCTCGGGCGTCGAGGTGCGTCGCGAAACCCAGCTGGACGACCGCGACAAGCGCATCGACGGGACGATCACCTTCACCGACCCGATCAGCGGCGTGGTCCTGAGCGACCTGATCAACTCCAGCATGAACCCCGACACCAAGGGCCACCGTTCAGTGGCCTCGACCTATATCGAGTTCGCCGTTCCGCTGGTCTCGCCCGAGATGTCGATCCCTCTGGTCCACCGCCTGGATCTGCAACTGGCGGGTCGCTACGAGCACTACAGCGACTTCGGCAACACGGCGAAGCCCAAGATCGCCGGCGCCTGGGACCTAGTCGACGGCTTCCGCATCCGCGGCTCGTGGGCCAAGGGCTTCCGTGCGCCGAACCTCGAGCAGATCAACGCCACGGTCGTGTCGCGGTCGAACACCCGCACCGACTACGCCTTCTGCGAGGCCGACCTGCGGGCCAAGCGCATCACCTCGTTCGCGGGCTGCTCGCGCTCACTGCTGACCACGGCGCGCCGGGCGGGTAACCCCGACCTGGATCCCGAAGAGTCCGAAACCCTGTCGTACGGCGTGGTCCTGGAGCCGAAGTTCATTCCCTCCGAATATGGTCGCCTGACCTTCACCGTCGACTATTGGAAGGTGAAGCAGACGGGCCTGATCGGGGTGTTCGGCGAAGGCAACGCCCTGATCCTGGACTACCTGCTGCGGCAGTCGGGTTCGAGCAATCCCAACGTCATCCGCGCCGCGCCGACGGCCGACGACATCGCCGCCTTCGCCGGCACCGGCCTCACGGCCGCCGGCCAGGTCCTGTACGTCAACGACAAGTACACCAACCTGCAGCCGCAGGACATCGAGGGGCTGGATCTGGGCCTGATCTATCGCCTGAGCACCGATACGCTGGGCGACTTCGACTTCAACCTGAACGCCGCGCACCTGATCAAGTACTACCAGTCGCCGTCGCCGGGCATCGCCGAGCTGATGGCGGCGCGTTCGGCGGGCAAGATCAACGCCGGCACCACCATCAACGGCGGCGGCAACCTGCTCCGGCAAAACGGCAAGACCGATTGGAAGGTCTCCGCTGCGCTCACCTGGCGCTACAAGCAGCTGACCGTCGGCGGCTTCACCCAGTACATCGGCGACTACAACGACACCGCCCTGCTGGACTCGGCCGGCTCGCCGTGGGTGGTGGACTCGCAGATCACCGCCAACCTGTATGGCGAGTACGACTTCGCGAACGCCAACACCAAGCTGCGCTTGGGCGTCCGCAACATCACCGACAAGGATCCGCCGCTCAGCTCTGCGGGCTATGACGGAACGGTCTATCTGCCGTACGCCCGCTACTGGTACGTCTCGGTCAAGAAAACGTTCTAG
- a CDS encoding zinc-dependent metalloprotease — protein MKYVFSAYRARWRVSSALAALALAAAPATFAQAAGASAPAAASPSSLLPVKTDAAKGAVVVTLPAPAADGVSGRFLYQPSLSGGLGSTPVGLDRAATGETQVLIFRRVGKKVLIAFENYGFRAVGGTPEEARTVQDSFPASVVWTGDVIAETPDGGVTVDIASFLLRDAFDITAGLKRGKQGAYKLAPTLSYVDLPVTGVFPDNLEFETRQTFTTDEPGPEVNGIVPDGRAVTFGVHHSFIRLPPPGFVPRLQDPRTGTSAQVLFADYATPLDQPIVQRLARRFRLEKTDPHAARSRVKKPIVYYVDRGAPEPIRTALIEGGRWWAKAFEEAGYIDAFRVEALPEGVDPMDARYNVVNWIHRQTRGWSTGTTVVDPRTGEIVRGVVQLGSLRVRQDRLIFEGLVGADKTGKGGPDDPLNVSLARIRQLSVHEIGHTLGLAHNFAGSTYGRASVMDYPAPLVKIDGDRLDLSEAYAKGVGAWDRFAINWLYSQGAPGSDEAARLDRLARDAQAKGLRFVTDGDSRGAASGQPYGALWDNGPDAVAELNHVLAVRKIALSRFGLANLPKGAPAADLKRVLAPIYLFHRYQVEAAVKLIGGVDYAYAVRGDGHESASITAAAAQRKALEALLRTIDPATLDLPDPLLNLLSSGQSGARDKAYEIEIFPTSGPSVFDLATAAEMAADQTVSLLLNPQRLNRVVEQNRRDPSQLGVGELAERLLASVAPSGDEGRLSDLRRRIRARVVGDMVEAQGEKALSPTASAQLDAALRTFGRTLAAYQGGGAEGAQAAALSRALLSEDLAARQALAAPRSGAVETLPPGMPIGGEDCWFCAPSAGL, from the coding sequence GTGAAGTACGTGTTCAGCGCTTACCGTGCGCGCTGGCGGGTTTCGAGCGCGCTTGCCGCGCTCGCGCTCGCCGCCGCGCCGGCGACTTTCGCTCAAGCCGCTGGCGCTTCGGCGCCGGCGGCCGCCTCGCCCTCGAGCCTGCTGCCGGTCAAGACCGACGCGGCCAAGGGCGCGGTCGTCGTCACCCTGCCGGCGCCCGCCGCCGACGGGGTGTCGGGCCGCTTCCTCTATCAGCCCAGTCTCAGCGGCGGCCTCGGATCGACGCCGGTGGGCCTGGACCGGGCCGCGACGGGCGAGACCCAAGTGCTGATCTTCCGGCGCGTCGGCAAGAAGGTGCTGATCGCGTTCGAGAACTACGGCTTCCGCGCCGTCGGCGGAACGCCGGAGGAGGCTCGCACCGTCCAGGACAGCTTCCCGGCCTCGGTGGTCTGGACGGGCGATGTGATCGCCGAGACCCCGGACGGCGGCGTCACGGTCGATATCGCCTCGTTCCTGCTGCGCGACGCCTTCGACATCACTGCAGGCCTCAAGCGCGGCAAGCAGGGCGCCTATAAGTTGGCGCCGACGCTCAGCTACGTCGATCTGCCGGTCACGGGCGTCTTCCCCGACAACCTCGAATTCGAAACGCGGCAGACCTTCACCACCGACGAGCCGGGGCCCGAGGTCAACGGCATCGTTCCGGACGGACGTGCGGTGACGTTCGGCGTCCATCACAGTTTCATCCGCCTGCCGCCGCCGGGCTTCGTCCCCCGCCTCCAGGACCCTCGCACCGGCACCTCGGCGCAAGTCCTGTTCGCCGACTACGCCACGCCGCTGGATCAGCCGATCGTTCAGCGTCTGGCGCGCCGCTTCCGGCTGGAGAAGACGGATCCCCACGCGGCGCGCTCCCGCGTCAAGAAACCGATCGTCTACTACGTCGATCGCGGCGCGCCCGAGCCGATCCGCACCGCGCTGATCGAGGGCGGTCGCTGGTGGGCCAAGGCGTTCGAGGAAGCCGGCTACATCGACGCTTTCCGGGTCGAGGCGCTGCCCGAGGGCGTCGATCCGATGGACGCGCGCTACAACGTCGTGAACTGGATCCACCGCCAGACCCGCGGTTGGTCGACCGGCACCACGGTCGTCGACCCGCGTACCGGCGAAATCGTGCGTGGCGTCGTCCAGCTGGGCTCGCTGCGCGTTCGCCAGGACCGCTTGATCTTCGAAGGCTTGGTCGGGGCGGACAAGACGGGGAAGGGCGGTCCCGACGATCCGCTCAACGTGTCCCTGGCCCGCATCCGCCAGCTGTCGGTGCACGAGATCGGCCACACCCTGGGCCTAGCCCACAACTTCGCGGGCAGCACCTATGGACGCGCTTCGGTCATGGATTATCCGGCGCCGCTGGTGAAGATCGACGGCGACCGGCTGGACCTGTCAGAGGCTTACGCCAAGGGCGTGGGGGCCTGGGACCGCTTTGCGATCAACTGGCTATACTCGCAGGGGGCGCCAGGGTCGGACGAGGCTGCGCGCCTGGACCGCTTGGCGCGCGACGCTCAGGCCAAAGGTCTGCGATTCGTCACCGACGGGGATTCGCGGGGCGCCGCGTCCGGCCAGCCCTATGGCGCGCTGTGGGACAACGGTCCTGACGCGGTCGCGGAGCTGAATCATGTGCTGGCCGTGCGCAAGATCGCGCTCAGCCGGTTCGGCTTGGCGAACCTGCCCAAGGGCGCGCCGGCCGCAGACCTCAAGCGGGTCCTCGCGCCGATCTACCTGTTCCATCGGTACCAGGTCGAAGCCGCCGTAAAGCTGATCGGCGGTGTGGACTATGCGTACGCCGTTCGCGGCGATGGTCACGAAAGCGCATCGATCACAGCCGCCGCAGCGCAGCGCAAGGCGTTGGAAGCGTTGCTGCGGACCATCGATCCCGCCACGTTGGACCTACCCGATCCTCTGCTGAACCTTTTGTCGTCTGGCCAGTCGGGCGCGCGCGACAAGGCCTACGAGATCGAGATCTTCCCGACCTCGGGACCGTCGGTCTTCGACCTGGCGACCGCCGCCGAAATGGCCGCTGACCAGACCGTGTCGCTGCTGCTGAACCCGCAGCGGCTGAACCGGGTGGTCGAGCAGAACCGCCGTGATCCGAGTCAGCTGGGCGTAGGCGAGCTGGCCGAGCGCCTGCTGGCGAGCGTCGCGCCGAGCGGCGACGAAGGGCGGTTGAGCGACCTGCGTCGTCGCATCCGGGCCCGCGTCGTCGGCGACATGGTCGAGGCGCAGGGCGAAAAGGCGCTGTCGCCGACGGCGTCCGCCCAGCTCGACGCGGCGTTGCGCACCTTCGGAAGGACTCTGGCCGCCTATCAGGGCGGCGGGGCCGAGGGCGCCCAAGCCGCAGCGCTGTCGCGGGCCTTGCTCAGCGAGGATCTCGCCGCTCGGCAGGCCCTTGCCGCGCCCCGATCCGGGGCGGTCGAAACCCTACCACCCGGCATGCCGATCGGCGGGGAAGACTGTTGGTTCTGCGCTCCAAGCGCGGGTTTGTAA
- a CDS encoding CIA30 family protein — protein MTAYSVHLIEACSRGALIVAAGVLLPLAAAQAATPAVAIVNAQIFDGTGAAPYKGTLVVKDGRILDVGPAVKAPKGAQVIDAKGEALTPGFFDVHTHWTPAGAPNITPKIADAYVAAGVTTINDFHQQPESFAPRRQWLSTLTAPHVNFVARVSTPGGHGADWADEATTRWVNTPEAAKAAIEGLAPYKPDAIKAFTDGWRYGSSPDNTSMDGWTLKALTDAAHQQNLKVLSHTVTVERGAVAAESGVDIIAHSLQDQPLDAGTVAKLKANGTYYAPTLAVYEPVKPGQKPPADADSPRAQQAARKFGYALANVKTLKDAGVPIALGTDAGMPGTVHGFSTLHEMELLVQAGLTPSEALIAGTATSAKAMNLLADRGTLEKGKRADFVLIAGQPWVNIADVRKVERVFIDGKAVFGPGSTRSPFNDKPTLPVAKAKGPLVDDFERADGRTSLDTLRLSDFDGGRDRSVEVLQTVDKGDGDHVLSVAAKMAQKPEPDAGVLLPLSRGSVQPVDVSAFKGLTFELRGDGGPYIVTINTVSGSWTAKVTADKSWAKVTVPFADFKRSGRGEGAWTGTDLLEVGVSGSRPAGRKLWFELDDVVFY, from the coding sequence ATGACCGCTTACTCCGTCCACCTCATCGAGGCCTGTTCCCGAGGCGCGCTGATCGTCGCCGCCGGCGTCCTGCTGCCGCTGGCCGCCGCCCAGGCCGCGACGCCCGCCGTGGCGATCGTCAACGCCCAGATCTTCGACGGTACGGGCGCGGCGCCCTACAAGGGGACGCTGGTGGTGAAGGACGGCCGCATCCTCGACGTCGGTCCCGCCGTGAAGGCTCCGAAAGGCGCTCAGGTGATCGACGCCAAGGGCGAGGCCCTGACTCCGGGCTTCTTCGACGTCCACACTCACTGGACGCCGGCCGGCGCCCCCAACATCACGCCCAAGATCGCCGACGCCTACGTCGCCGCCGGCGTCACGACGATCAACGACTTCCACCAGCAGCCGGAGTCCTTCGCGCCGCGTCGCCAGTGGCTGTCGACCCTGACCGCGCCGCACGTCAACTTTGTCGCCCGTGTCAGCACGCCGGGCGGCCACGGCGCCGACTGGGCCGACGAGGCCACCACCCGCTGGGTCAACACCCCCGAGGCGGCCAAGGCCGCGATCGAGGGTCTAGCCCCCTACAAGCCCGACGCCATCAAGGCCTTCACCGACGGTTGGCGCTACGGCTCCTCGCCGGACAACACCAGCATGGATGGCTGGACGCTGAAGGCCCTCACCGACGCGGCCCACCAGCAGAACCTGAAGGTGCTATCGCACACCGTCACGGTGGAGCGCGGCGCGGTGGCGGCCGAAAGCGGCGTCGACATCATCGCCCACAGCCTGCAGGACCAGCCGCTCGACGCCGGGACGGTCGCAAAGTTGAAGGCCAACGGCACTTACTACGCCCCGACCCTGGCGGTGTACGAGCCGGTGAAGCCGGGCCAGAAGCCGCCGGCCGACGCTGACAGCCCTCGCGCCCAGCAGGCGGCCCGCAAGTTCGGCTACGCCCTGGCCAACGTGAAGACTCTGAAGGACGCTGGCGTGCCGATCGCCCTTGGCACCGACGCCGGCATGCCCGGCACAGTGCACGGCTTCTCGACGCTGCATGAGATGGAACTGCTGGTCCAGGCCGGCCTGACCCCGTCCGAGGCCTTGATCGCCGGCACAGCCACCAGCGCCAAGGCCATGAACCTGCTGGCTGATCGCGGCACGCTGGAGAAGGGCAAACGCGCCGACTTCGTGCTGATCGCCGGTCAGCCGTGGGTCAACATCGCCGACGTCCGCAAGGTGGAGCGGGTGTTCATCGACGGCAAGGCGGTGTTCGGACCCGGCTCGACTCGCTCGCCCTTCAACGACAAGCCGACCCTGCCGGTCGCGAAGGCCAAGGGTCCGCTGGTCGACGACTTCGAGCGCGCCGATGGCCGCACCAGCCTGGACACGCTGCGTCTCAGCGACTTCGACGGCGGTCGCGACCGCAGCGTCGAAGTGCTGCAGACGGTCGACAAGGGCGACGGCGACCATGTGCTGAGCGTGGCGGCCAAGATGGCCCAGAAGCCAGAGCCCGATGCGGGCGTCCTGCTGCCGCTGAGCCGGGGTTCGGTCCAGCCGGTCGACGTCTCGGCCTTCAAGGGCCTGACCTTCGAGCTGCGCGGCGACGGCGGCCCGTACATCGTGACGATCAACACTGTCTCGGGCTCCTGGACCGCCAAGGTCACGGCCGACAAGAGCTGGGCCAAGGTCACCGTGCCGTTCGCCGACTTCAAACGCTCGGGGCGAGGCGAGGGGGCCTGGACCGGGACGGACCTTCTGGAAGTGGGAGTCTCGGGCTCGCGTCCGGCCGGCCGCAAGTTGTGGTTCGAGCTCGATGACGTGGTCTTCTACTAA
- a CDS encoding alkaline phosphatase, which produces MKLDRRAALGLVGAAAYAATAAKASARSKEPTRFLHGVASGDPLQDRVILWTRATPLRPDAAAVSVEWEVATDIGFKNVVQRGAATTTSARDFTVKVDVAGLRPNTEYRYRFRAGDQISPIGVTRTLPVGAVSEMVLAVASCSLYSTGFFNAYRDIANLDRVDLVLHLGDYIYEYGGGPDQLGMSIGTKIGRAPTPANEARTLADYRERHACYKLDADLQAAHARAPWICVWDDHETANDSWSGGAQNHQPDESVWSDRRDAAVRAFYEWIPIREPEPGVSLLAINRTFELGDLATLIMVENRFLGRDRQINLRDPNDVTWNAVDLTVPDQPVVVSDPELRRKILTAFSQGRPVAAPYGVRMDADSIRRSMSRPERSVYGHAQEAWLRDRLEQSVQAGKPWQVIGNQVVMAHTTGTDIARFLGKEGWARAFAQVTPILRPWLEQLATLPSDVPFEFDGWDSYPAARARMDRMFAETGSRPLVLSGDSHAFWVNELHDAQGRRVAAELGVTAITSSSLGNMLGDVELGPAFSKACPEVRFCQHLTKGYGLVTLRPDSARIDLIGVTTVLDRNYERFVLKSYRVPANPTGGVSAIEEI; this is translated from the coding sequence ATGAAACTTGATCGACGAGCGGCGCTCGGCCTTGTGGGCGCGGCCGCCTATGCAGCGACGGCGGCGAAAGCCAGCGCGCGCTCCAAAGAGCCCACCCGCTTCCTGCACGGCGTCGCCTCCGGCGATCCCCTGCAGGATCGGGTCATTCTCTGGACCCGCGCCACACCCTTGCGGCCCGACGCTGCGGCGGTGTCCGTGGAGTGGGAGGTCGCAACCGATATCGGCTTCAAGAACGTGGTCCAGCGCGGCGCGGCGACAACGACCAGCGCCCGAGACTTCACCGTCAAGGTCGATGTAGCGGGGCTGCGGCCGAACACCGAGTACCGCTATCGTTTCCGCGCCGGCGATCAGATCTCCCCCATCGGCGTCACGCGCACCCTCCCGGTCGGCGCGGTGTCGGAAATGGTCCTCGCCGTCGCGTCCTGCTCGCTCTATTCGACCGGATTCTTCAACGCCTACCGCGACATCGCCAACCTCGATCGTGTCGATCTCGTTCTGCATCTGGGGGACTATATCTACGAATACGGCGGCGGACCCGACCAACTCGGCATGAGCATCGGAACGAAAATCGGCCGGGCGCCCACCCCCGCGAACGAGGCGCGCACCCTCGCCGACTATCGCGAGCGGCACGCCTGCTACAAACTGGACGCCGATCTGCAGGCGGCTCATGCGCGTGCGCCCTGGATCTGCGTCTGGGACGACCACGAAACGGCCAATGATTCCTGGAGCGGTGGGGCGCAGAATCATCAACCTGACGAAAGCGTCTGGAGCGATCGTCGCGACGCCGCAGTCCGCGCCTTCTATGAGTGGATTCCCATTCGGGAACCTGAACCGGGCGTATCACTGCTCGCGATCAATCGCACCTTTGAACTAGGCGATCTGGCGACCCTCATCATGGTCGAAAACCGATTCCTTGGCCGAGACCGCCAGATCAATCTGCGCGACCCTAATGACGTGACCTGGAATGCGGTGGACCTGACCGTGCCGGACCAGCCGGTGGTGGTCTCCGATCCCGAGCTCCGGCGGAAGATATTGACCGCGTTCAGCCAGGGCCGCCCGGTGGCGGCGCCCTACGGCGTCAGGATGGACGCCGATTCCATCCGTCGCTCCATGTCCCGTCCCGAACGCAGCGTCTACGGTCATGCGCAGGAGGCCTGGCTACGCGACCGTCTGGAGCAGTCGGTGCAGGCTGGAAAGCCTTGGCAGGTCATCGGCAATCAGGTGGTGATGGCGCACACGACCGGCACCGACATCGCCCGCTTCCTGGGGAAAGAGGGCTGGGCGCGGGCCTTTGCTCAGGTGACGCCCATCCTGCGACCTTGGCTGGAGCAGTTGGCGACTCTCCCGAGCGATGTTCCGTTCGAATTCGACGGCTGGGATTCCTATCCCGCCGCTCGCGCTCGCATGGACCGAATGTTCGCCGAGACGGGAAGCCGCCCACTGGTGCTCTCGGGCGACAGCCACGCCTTCTGGGTCAATGAACTCCACGACGCCCAAGGTCGGCGCGTAGCCGCGGAACTCGGCGTCACCGCCATCACTAGCAGCAGTCTTGGCAACATGCTGGGCGACGTCGAGCTGGGCCCGGCCTTTTCAAAGGCCTGCCCGGAGGTCCGGTTCTGCCAGCATCTGACCAAGGGCTACGGGCTGGTCACCCTGCGGCCCGACTCCGCCCGGATCGATCTGATCGGCGTCACCACCGTTCTTGATCGAAACTATGAGCGGTTCGTCCTCAAGTCCTATCGGGTTCCCGCCAACCCAACGGGCGGCGTCAGCGCGATCGAGGAAATCTAA